A segment of the Corallococcus silvisoli genome:
GGGCGGCGCGGGGCTGCTCGCGGACCTGGTGAGCGCCGGCACGGAGCTGGTCGTCGACATGTTCCTGATGACCGTGGCCATGTACTACTTCTTCCTGGACGGGCGTCGGCTGGTGAACGAGGTGGCCCGACTCATCCCGCTGGAGCGTCGGTACTTCGACGCCTTCTCGCACGAGTTCACCGACGTCGCGTACGCCATCATCTACGGCAACACCGTCACCGCGCTGGTGCAGGGCGCGGTGGGCTTCGTGGGCCTGCTCATCGCGGGGGTGCCGCACGCCGGCGTGTGGGGCGCGGCCATGGTGTTGGTGGCGCTGGTGCCGGTGGGCGGCACGGCGCTCGTGTGGGGACCCATTGGCGTGGTGCTCATCGCGGCGAACCGGGTGAGCGAGGGCGTGTTCCTGCTCGCGTGGGGGACGTTCCTGGTGGGCAGCATCGACAACGTCATCCGTCCCCGGCTGTGTGGCTCGCGCATGGCGCTGCACCCGCTGCTCGTCTTCCTGTCCATGTTCGGCGGGCTGGCGGTGTTCGGGATGATGGGCCTGCTGGTGGGCCCGCTCATCGCGTCCATCTTCATGGCCATGGTGCGCATCTACCGGCGCGACTTCCTGGGGCGTCCGCGGACGGAGGCGCCGCCTGAACCCGGGGTGTCGGAGGACGGGTCGCTCAGCCCCCGGCCCGCGCCAGTGCCTTCCGCGGCCAGCGTGGGTCACGTGATGAACGCCTGAGCGCCCAGCCTGGACTTCGCCGCCGCGCTGGGTGAACCTGACCGGCGCATGACGACCACCGGAAGCGCGAGGGTCCCTTCGGGGCTGCTGCGGACCCTGGCCCTCGTCGGAGCCCTGGTGGCTCCGGCCGCGGCGGCCTCTGACGCGGCCCCTGACGCCCTGGCGGCGCCGGCCTTCCACGGCCTCCGCGCAGTCCCCGCATGGCTGTCCCTGCGGCTGGGCTCGGGAACACCGGGGAAGTCCCGGGCGGAGCCGGAGGTGGGGGCGCCCACCTGGGTGCGGCTCAACCTGGCGCTGACGGCGACGTGGCGGCGGTACTGCGCGCGGCCCGGCGTGTCCGGGTGTGGCCAGTTCGACCGGCTCCCGGAGGAGGACCGGCTGGGCGACACGTTCGACTTCTCCTCGTCCCACCCGTACCTGGGGCTGGCGGTCGAGGCGGAGGTGCTGCCGCTGGCGCGGCACCCGTCGTCGGCGCTGCGCGGGCTGGGGCTCCAGCTGGGCGTGCAGCGGGGCTTCTCCACGTCCGACGTGACCATCACCGGAGATGGCGGCAAGACGCCGGTGCGCGAGATCTCCGCCACGGACACCGCGTTCACCGCGCAGGCGCTGTATCGCTTCTACTTCCGCTTCGGCACGACGCGGCCCCAGCAGGGCTACGTGGGCGCGCGCGCCGGGGTGCAGACGCGCGCGTTCGACGTGGAGGCGACCGCGGACAATCCGCTGTCGGGCACGCACCGGGTGTTTCCGTCGGTGGCGTTGGATCTGTCCGTGCCGTTGTTCAGCTCCGTGCGGCTGGACGTGTCGAGCGGACTCCTGCTGTCGCCGACGCCGGGGCACTCGCCGGAGGCGGACGGTGGGCGCAGGGCGCTGGAGGTCCGCGACTTCGGCACGTCCGTGTCCAGCTTCGGTTGGAGCGCGGAGCTGGGCGTGTCGGGGGACATCTGGGGACCGTTCGGCTACGACGTGGGCTTTCGCCTGGCGCACTTCCGGGATCGCTTCTCCGGGGCCGGCACGCGCACCGGGTGGAGCGACGGCGGAGCCGCCGAGGAGACGTACTCCAGCCTGCATGCCGGCTTGATCGCCACGTACTGAGGCGGAGACCGTCGCGCTGTCCACCCCGTGACAGCCCCTGGGGGCGTGGGTGCTTTGCGCGGCAACAGTGCCTACCCCTTGCCCCCGCGGCTGGCTTCCCGCCGTGACCCACAAGGGGGTGTCTCACGGTGCGAGTGACTCGAGCGTGGACGCAGGGACTGGTGGGCCTGATGTGCGTGGGCCTGGTGGCGTGCGGTGCCGGGAATCACCCCCTGCCTCCGCCTTCCTCCGGCGACCCATCTGATTCCGCGTTCGACGCGGGCTCGCGTCCCCCAGCCGAGGTCGTGGACGCGGGTCGAGGTGTCGGCGACCCGGGCACGGCGGACGCTGGAGCGGATGCCGGGACGGATGCTGGAGCGGATGGCGGGGCGGACGCGGGCGAGGTGGGGCCGGTGTGCATGCCCACCGCGGGGGAGACGCGCTGGGTGCTGGAGGGGGAGTTCTT
Coding sequences within it:
- a CDS encoding AI-2E family transporter, with translation MTAGDSKRWSNFIFAGLFALALILFSRILLPFLMPVLLGGFLVVLFMPIQDSLDRRLRSRKPLAAGLSTLAVFLLILAPLALVGWMVAREVLQFVGQAQDLLDQVDLRHHVLDSLPRGLARYVRFDPESSEAERLLMTAVSGGAGLLADLVSAGTELVVDMFLMTVAMYYFFLDGRRLVNEVARLIPLERRYFDAFSHEFTDVAYAIIYGNTVTALVQGAVGFVGLLIAGVPHAGVWGAAMVLVALVPVGGTALVWGPIGVVLIAANRVSEGVFLLAWGTFLVGSIDNVIRPRLCGSRMALHPLLVFLSMFGGLAVFGMMGLLVGPLIASIFMAMVRIYRRDFLGRPRTEAPPEPGVSEDGSLSPRPAPVPSAASVGHVMNA